A region of Deltaproteobacteria bacterium DNA encodes the following proteins:
- a CDS encoding S24 family peptidase has protein sequence MDHNNEIGKRIKLVREALDLTQEEFGKGIGKSLNTILSWEAGRTRPPDHFMKVIEKIYNISPRWLRRGQGDMFMPDISSIMGGGGDLVEINIWELAGAGNPLVSPEAEPIEKVALPSKLVRNYTNGFRVEGDSMYPTIVNGAYVGFDPNDKKVVSNGIYCLNLPYEGYVVKRLEIKPNEIIVKSDNQMVEDYSVPINDMDRNLIVGRVRWIFQNV, from the coding sequence GTGGATCACAATAATGAGATTGGAAAGAGGATTAAGCTCGTGAGGGAGGCGCTCGACCTGACGCAGGAGGAATTCGGTAAGGGGATAGGGAAGTCGCTCAATACCATACTCAGCTGGGAGGCGGGGAGGACGCGCCCGCCTGACCACTTCATGAAGGTCATCGAGAAGATATACAACATCAGCCCGAGGTGGCTCCGCAGGGGCCAGGGGGATATGTTCATGCCGGACATCTCGTCCATAATGGGCGGGGGCGGCGATCTGGTGGAGATAAATATATGGGAGCTCGCGGGGGCGGGTAATCCGCTAGTCTCGCCCGAGGCGGAGCCTATAGAGAAGGTGGCCCTGCCATCCAAGCTCGTGAGAAACTATACGAACGGCTTCCGCGTGGAGGGGGACAGCATGTACCCAACCATAGTGAACGGGGCGTACGTGGGGTTCGACCCGAACGACAAGAAGGTCGTGAGTAACGGCATATATTGCCTGAACCTTCCCTATGAGGGGTACGTGGTGAAGCGCCTTGAGATAAAACCCAACGAGATCATCGTCAAGAGCGACAACCAAATGGTCGAGGACTATTCCGTACCGATAAACGACATGGACCGGAACCTCATAGTCGGCCGCGTCAGATGGATTTTCCAGAATGTGTGA
- a CDS encoding GFA family protein, with the protein MSGENTYTGSCFCGAVELTLVGEPITMGYCHFGSCRHWSASPVSTYTLWSPESMKITKGADNISTYIKTQNSFLKWCKTCGGHLFTEHPAFGFIDVNADIIPDLPFKPEAHLNYQETVLPIKDGVPKLKDMPKEAGGSGDIIPE; encoded by the coding sequence ATGAGCGGAGAGAATACATACACGGGCAGCTGTTTTTGCGGGGCGGTGGAATTAACATTAGTCGGCGAGCCAATCACGATGGGCTACTGCCACTTCGGGTCGTGCCGCCATTGGTCGGCGAGCCCGGTCAGCACCTATACACTCTGGAGTCCCGAGTCTATGAAGATTACGAAAGGCGCTGATAACATAAGCACTTATATCAAAACTCAAAACAGCTTTCTCAAATGGTGCAAGACCTGCGGAGGGCACTTATTCACCGAGCATCCCGCATTCGGATTTATCGATGTGAATGCGGACATCATTCCGGACCTTCCGTTCAAGCCCGAAGCGCACCTGAACTATCAGGAGACTGTGCTGCCCATTAAAGACGGCGTGCCTAAATTGAAGGACATGCCTAAGGAAGCCGGCGGTTCGGGAGACATTATACCGGAGTAG
- a CDS encoding carboxymuconolactone decarboxylase family protein, which produces MSTKIDDVDQYMSKFESLVPELNDAWTGYHDEVFKEGLITVKDKQLIAVACAHITECSDCIKSRTRLAKEHGATDEEIAESVYIAMRLAIGQPYAFSSIAFENYDLMKSKGSVFKGYFISKNITPQIQDFHKVSGEMYNKFSAFNNIVYEDGHLPKKLKKGLMGLACAILAKCPWCIRSCIRDGLQEGVTKEEITEAINIAMVMNASACKSHANIAMETADKFTNGAGS; this is translated from the coding sequence ATGAGCACAAAAATAGACGATGTCGATCAGTATATGAGTAAGTTTGAATCCCTTGTCCCGGAGTTAAATGATGCGTGGACCGGCTATCATGATGAGGTTTTTAAAGAAGGATTAATCACTGTAAAAGACAAGCAATTAATTGCGGTAGCCTGTGCCCATATTACAGAATGTTCCGATTGTATAAAATCAAGAACAAGACTGGCAAAGGAACATGGTGCTACGGATGAGGAAATTGCGGAATCGGTATACATTGCGATGAGGCTCGCAATCGGGCAGCCCTATGCCTTCAGCAGTATAGCGTTTGAGAATTATGATCTGATGAAGAGTAAAGGAAGTGTTTTCAAAGGCTATTTTATTAGCAAGAACATAACCCCGCAGATACAGGATTTTCATAAAGTAAGCGGTGAAATGTACAATAAGTTTTCTGCTTTCAACAACATAGTCTACGAGGACGGACACTTGCCTAAAAAGCTCAAGAAGGGGTTAATGGGACTGGCTTGCGCAATTTTAGCCAAATGTCCCTGGTGCATCAGGAGCTGTATAAGAGACGGACTCCAGGAGGGTGTAACTAAAGAGGAGATTACGGAGGCAATCAATATTGCAATGGTCATGAACGCGAGCGCCTGTAAGTCGCATGCTAATATAGCAATGGAAACGGCTGACAAGTTTACGAATGGAGCCGGTAGTTAA
- a CDS encoding GFA family protein, translating into MSENNTYKGSCFCGAVELTVTGEPFSMGYCHCESCRHWSASPVNAYTLWSPDSVKITKGADNIGSYSKNPTSIRKWCKTCGGHILTEIPTLGLTDVYAAIIPDFPFKPLAHVHYQETVLRIKDGLPKLKDLPQRTGGSGETIPE; encoded by the coding sequence ATGAGCGAGAATAATACATACAAGGGTAGTTGTTTTTGCGGAGCGGTGGAATTAACTGTAACCGGCGAGCCATTCTCTATGGGCTACTGCCACTGCGAGTCGTGCCGCCACTGGTCGGCGAGCCCGGTCAACGCCTATACGCTCTGGAGCCCTGATTCGGTGAAGATTACGAAAGGCGCTGATAACATAGGCTCTTACAGCAAAAACCCTACCAGCATACGCAAGTGGTGCAAGACCTGCGGCGGCCACATACTCACCGAGATTCCTACACTGGGTCTTACGGATGTTTATGCTGCCATTATACCGGATTTTCCGTTCAAACCCTTAGCACACGTGCACTATCAGGAGACGGTGCTACGAATTAAAGACGGCTTGCCCAAGTTGAAGGACCTGCCGCAGCGAACCGGTGGCTCGGGTGAAACTATACCGGAGTAG